From Coffea arabica cultivar ET-39 chromosome 2e, Coffea Arabica ET-39 HiFi, whole genome shotgun sequence, the proteins below share one genomic window:
- the LOC113729720 gene encoding uncharacterized protein yields the protein MATHSIHFIVLIPFIVVSVLMFHNQMVLGQCQGDLQGLIQQCSQYVQKSGPKIAPSQSCCRVLKTVDLPCVCHYITQDVEQIVSIAKAIYVSSFCGKPLPHGTKCGSYTVP from the exons ATGGCAACTCATTCGATCCATTTCATTGTGCTTATCCCTTTCATTGTTGTTAGTGTGTTGATGTTTCATAACCAGATGGTTTTAGGCCAATGCCAAGGTGACCTTCAAGGTTTGATACAACAATGCTCGCAATATGTTCAAAAATCTGGGCCAAAAATTGCACCATCTCAATCATGTTGCAGAGTTTTAAAGACTGTTGATCTTCCTTGTGTCTGCCATTATATCACTCAAGATGTGGAACAAATTGTTAGCATAGCAAAAGCTATTTATGTTTCTAGCTTTTGCGGAAAACCACTGCCTCATGGAACCAAATGCGGAA GTTATACAGTTCCATAA